Genomic segment of Fibrobacter sp. UWB4:
GCACAAATCTACATGGATCGCATCCGTGTAAAGGAGACATTCTCTCATGGCTAAATACAAAGTAGCAGTCGCCACGAACGATGGCGTCAATGTCAATGTCCATTTTGGACATGCGGCAGCATTCGACATTTATGAAGTCGATGATGTGAGCGGGAAATTTGAAAAAGTTGAAGTCCGCGTAAAGCCGGAACACTGTGACGGTTCGTGCGGAGACGGAACGTGCGGGCGACAAGAAGTTGAACATTCATCAATGTTCGCGGCTGCAAAAAATCTTGCAGACTTGGATTACGTTCTTTGCCAACAGCTCGGTCCGCAAGCCATTCAGTCGTTAGCCCGATTTAACGTGCGCGCTTTTGATATTGCGCTCCCGATTGCAGACGCCATTGCCAAAATCAATGTATATCGAAACAAAGTTGCCGAACGCCTCGCCAGAATCAAGGGGTTGCAAAACAAGAATGTATAAAACCGCTTTTTTCAAAAAAAACATCTTGACGAAATAACAAAACGATTTTATATTAATTCCTACCAATTTCATAGGAATTTAAATGAATATTCAATTTGCAAATATTTGTTGTTTGAGCGGCCGATGTTGACGGGCGCTTATTGCGGTATTGAATGATTTTCTCGCCCGTGTAAGGTTCTCCTGCACGGGCTTTTTTATGGTCTTTTGACCACAACTCAAAAAAATTAAGGATTAAAACAATGGAAAGTTTAACGGCAAAACTTTGCGCTTTTGCCCGTGCCTGGCATTCGTCTCATTCGGACCATACGGTTTTCAATGACTTTTTGGCACTGGACTTTATGGGACAAGAAGAGTACGAGAAAGTTTCAAATTTCATCTTAAAGCGATTCCCGCAGGAATCGGAGAATTCGGTTGAATTTTTCAATCGAAAATATTTTCTTCCGATTGTACTTTCTCGAAGCCGCTTTGCCGAGGACCGCGTAAAACTTGAATCCCAGTCGGGAAAAATTCAATACGTGATTTGCGGAGCCGGTGTTGACACGTTCTCGTTTCGCAACAAGAATCCGAATGTCGAAGTTTTTGAACTCGATTTGCTCGCCACACAAAGCTACAAGAAAAAACGCATTCAAGAACTCCATTGGAACATTGCAGAAAATGTCCATTTTGTTGCAATTGACTTCAGCAAAGATCGAATTATAGACAAACTTGTAGAAAACGGTTTCGATCGTCAAAAGCCAACTGTTGTCAGCATATTGGGCGTTTCATATTATCTGCCGCTATCCGTATTTGCAGAA
This window contains:
- a CDS encoding class I SAM-dependent methyltransferase; this translates as MESLTAKLCAFARAWHSSHSDHTVFNDFLALDFMGQEEYEKVSNFILKRFPQESENSVEFFNRKYFLPIVLSRSRFAEDRVKLESQSGKIQYVICGAGVDTFSFRNKNPNVEVFELDLLATQSYKKKRIQELHWNIAENVHFVAIDFSKDRIIDKLVENGFDRQKPTVVSILGVSYYLPLSVFAETIRQFSEIATTGISIIFDYLQKGAFTAPVLQLKKIVADCGETMAEGFRDHEVFDALERNGFKVDEFLGESALQQRYFRTGNLKAFDSVRLIAAIK
- a CDS encoding NifB/NifX family molybdenum-iron cluster-binding protein, which codes for MAKYKVAVATNDGVNVNVHFGHAAAFDIYEVDDVSGKFEKVEVRVKPEHCDGSCGDGTCGRQEVEHSSMFAAAKNLADLDYVLCQQLGPQAIQSLARFNVRAFDIALPIADAIAKINVYRNKVAERLARIKGLQNKNV